One Stenotrophomonas maltophilia R551-3 genomic window, CGCCGGGCATGGCCCGGCGCTACCGCATGATGCATGTGATGCACGGGATTGGGCGCGGCCCCGTCCCGGTAGCGCCGGGCCATGCCCGGCGTTGATCGATCAGCCTTCGCAGGGCTTCAGGTCGAGATCGAAGTCCAGGTCATAGCGGCTGTTGATCCCGATCAGCGCTTCGCGGACAGCGCAGTCGTCGCGATGACGCGCGACCAGATCGGTGAAAATCTTCTTGCGGCCCTCGCAGTACTTGGCGCTGGCCTCTTCCAGTTCGCGGCGACGCTCGTCGTCGTACGGCTCTTCGCCAGCGAAGTGCTGGCAGGTGTTCTCGCGCGCGAGGAAGGCCTGCACGTCGGCCGGCATCGCGCAGTAGATGCGCACGTCATCGACGTCATACACGTCCTCCGATACCGGACAACCTGCGGCTGCACGTGCCGTGTCCAGCGCCTCATCGCCCGAGGACAGCTCGGCAGTGGGCTCCGCTTCGGCGGTAGCCTCCACGGCGGCCGGTGCCTCCACCACCGGTGCTGCCGTCACGGCCGGTTCGACAGACGCTGCGTTCGGCGCAGCATCGGCCGTGCTGTCCGTTGCCTGCGGCGAACACGCCGCAAGCAGGGACAGGCAACCGATCAGCGCAAGGCGCTTAGTCGGCACGGCCAGCGAATTCGCCGGTGGCGGTGTTCACCAGCACGCGCTCGCCGTTGACGATGTACTCCGGCACCATGATTTCGATGCCGGTGTTGAGCTTGGCCGGCTTCGGGCGCTTGGTGGCGGTGCCGCCCTTCAGTTCCGGCGGCGTCTCGATCACTTCCAGCACCACCGAGGCCGGCAGCTGGATGGCCACCGGCTGCTCGTCGATCACCTGCACGTAGATGCCGGTCAGGCCGTCGGTGATGTAGCCGGCGTCGTCGCCGATCACGTCCGCATCCAGGGTGTACGGGGTGTAGTCCTCGTCATCGAGGAACACGAAGGCGTCGCCGTCCTTGTACGAATAGGTGGACTGGCGGCGCAGCAGTTCGACTTCGACCAGGTTGTCGTCGGCATCGAAGCTGGCGTCGAGCTTGTTGCCGCCCGGCACGCTGTACATGATGAAGCGGAAGCGGACGTTGCCGCCGCGACCCTGCGGCGAGCTGCGCTCGATGTCGCGGATCTGGTACACGCCGTTGTTGAACTCGACGACGTTGCCCTTCTTGATGTCGTTGGCTTTCATGGTGATCTAAGTCGTTGGGGGAGGGCGCCGTCCCGGCGCCCGGGGGGGAATCACTTCGGAGCGAGCCGGGTGGCGCCGTCCAGGCGGATGGTCTCGCCGTTGATGTAGGTATTGCCGAGGATATGGCCGACCAGGCTGGCGAAGTCTTCCGGCTTGCCCAGGCGCGACGGGAACGGGATCGAGGCGGCCAGCGATTCCTGCACGGCTTCAGGCATGCCATCGACCATCGGGGTCCAGAACACGCCCGGGGCGATGGTGTTGACGCGGATGCCGAAGCGCGAAAGCTCGCGTGCCATCGGCAGGGTCATCGCCACCACGCCGCCCTTGGAGGCAGAGTAGGCCGCCTGGCCGATCTGGCCTTCATAGGCGGCCACGCTGGCGGTGTTGATGATTACGCCGCGCTCGCCGTCCACGCCGGCTTCGTTGTGCTGCATGCGGTTGGCCGCGGCCTTTGCAACGTTGAAGCTGCCGACCAGGTTGACCATCACCGTGCCCTGGAAGCCGGCCAGCGGCATCGGGCCTTCTTTGCCGAGTACGCGGCCGGCGCCGAGGATGCCGGCGCAGTTCATCGCCACGTTCAGGCCACCGAGGAAATCGTGGGCCTGGTCGATGGCAGCCGAGACGGCCGCTTCATCGCTGACGTTGACGTTGAAATAGCGGGCCTTGTCGGCACCCAGCCCGGCAACGGCGGCAGCACCCTTGTCGTCGTTGAGGTCGAACAGGGCCACCTTGCCGCCCTGGGCGACGAGGTGCTGGGCCACGGCCAGGCCGAGGCCGGAGACGCCGCCAGTGATCACGGCACGTACGGAAGACAGCTGCATTGAACGGTCCTGCAGGTTCGAGAACCGCCGATTCTAACGGAAGCCGCAAAGGCGCCGTTGTGCACTGCGCCGCCTTTGCGGGGCGGCGCATTGCGGTGGTCAACCGGCCGCGGCCAACGCCTGCCCGGTGCGGCTGGCAGTGGCGCGGCCGAGCAGGCCGGCCAGCCAGCGACCGGTCTCGGCCAGCGCCGGCAGGTCCACGCCGCTGTCCAGGCCCAGGCCCTGCAGCAGGTAGGCCACGTCCTCGCTGGCGACGTTGCCGCTGGCCCCCTTGGCATACGGGCAGCCACCGGCGCCGGAGACGGCGCTGTCGACCACGCGCACGCCTTCTTCCAGGCAGGTGGCGATG contains:
- the yeiP gene encoding elongation factor P-like protein YeiP, with the translated sequence MKANDIKKGNVVEFNNGVYQIRDIERSSPQGRGGNVRFRFIMYSVPGGNKLDASFDADDNLVEVELLRRQSTYSYKDGDAFVFLDDEDYTPYTLDADVIGDDAGYITDGLTGIYVQVIDEQPVAIQLPASVVLEVIETPPELKGGTATKRPKPAKLNTGIEIMVPEYIVNGERVLVNTATGEFAGRAD
- a CDS encoding SDR family NAD(P)-dependent oxidoreductase → MQLSSVRAVITGGVSGLGLAVAQHLVAQGGKVALFDLNDDKGAAAVAGLGADKARYFNVNVSDEAAVSAAIDQAHDFLGGLNVAMNCAGILGAGRVLGKEGPMPLAGFQGTVMVNLVGSFNVAKAAANRMQHNEAGVDGERGVIINTASVAAYEGQIGQAAYSASKGGVVAMTLPMARELSRFGIRVNTIAPGVFWTPMVDGMPEAVQESLAASIPFPSRLGKPEDFASLVGHILGNTYINGETIRLDGATRLAPK